In Urechidicola croceus, a single window of DNA contains:
- the odhB gene encoding 2-oxoglutarate dehydrogenase complex dihydrolipoyllysine-residue succinyltransferase produces the protein MILEMKVPSPGESITEVEIASWLVEDGDYVEKDQAIAEVDSDKATLELPAEESGIITLKAEEGDAVAVGAVVCLIDTDAAKPEGSSEEKKAPAKEEKKEAPKTVEAKTSYATGSASPAAKKVLAEKGIPASDIKGSGKDGRVTKEDAINAVPSMGTNTTGGSRGTERKKLSMLRRKVAQRLVTVKNETAMLTTFNEVNMQPIFDLRKEYKEDFKAKHGVSLGFMSFFTLAVVRALQMYPEVNSMMDGDYKISHDFQDISIAVSGPKGLMVPVIRNAENLSFRGVESEVKRLAIRARDGQITVDEMTGGTFTITNGGVFGSMLSTPIINPPQSGILGMHNIIQRPIAVDGQVVIAPMMYVALSYDHRIIDGKESVGFLVAVKEALENPVEILMDNNPKKALEM, from the coding sequence ATGATTTTAGAAATGAAAGTTCCCTCTCCTGGAGAGTCGATTACAGAAGTAGAAATTGCATCTTGGTTAGTTGAAGATGGAGATTATGTTGAAAAAGACCAAGCAATTGCCGAAGTAGATTCTGACAAAGCTACACTTGAATTACCTGCTGAAGAAAGTGGTATTATCACTTTGAAAGCAGAAGAAGGTGATGCTGTTGCTGTTGGAGCAGTTGTATGTTTAATTGACACTGATGCTGCAAAACCAGAAGGATCATCTGAAGAAAAAAAAGCACCTGCAAAAGAAGAAAAAAAAGAAGCACCTAAAACTGTTGAAGCAAAAACTTCATATGCAACTGGTTCAGCATCTCCTGCTGCTAAAAAAGTATTAGCTGAAAAAGGAATTCCTGCTTCAGATATAAAAGGAAGTGGAAAAGACGGAAGAGTAACCAAAGAAGATGCTATAAATGCAGTTCCTTCTATGGGAACAAACACTACTGGAGGTTCAAGAGGAACTGAACGTAAAAAATTATCAATGCTACGCCGTAAAGTAGCACAAAGATTGGTAACTGTTAAAAATGAAACTGCCATGTTAACTACTTTTAACGAAGTGAACATGCAACCAATTTTTGACCTACGTAAAGAATACAAAGAAGATTTTAAAGCAAAACATGGCGTTAGTTTAGGATTCATGAGTTTCTTTACACTTGCTGTTGTTAGAGCATTACAAATGTATCCTGAGGTAAATTCAATGATGGATGGTGATTATAAAATATCTCATGATTTTCAAGATATTTCAATTGCTGTATCTGGTCCAAAAGGATTAATGGTTCCTGTAATTAGAAATGCTGAAAACTTAAGTTTTAGAGGTGTTGAAAGTGAAGTAAAACGTTTAGCAATTCGTGCTCGTGATGGTCAAATTACAGTTGATGAAATGACTGGAGGAACATTTACTATTACCAATGGTGGTGTATTTGGTTCAATGTTGTCAACTCCTATTATAAATCCTCCTCAAAGTGGAATTTTAGGAATGCACAACATAATTCAAAGACCTATTGCAGTTGATGGACAAGTAGTAATTGCACCAATGATGTATGTTGCATTGTCTTATGATCATAGAATTATTGATGGTAAAGAATCTGTTGGGTTTTTAGTTGCTGTTAAAGAAGCATTAGAAAATCCAGTAGAAATTTTGATGGACAACAATCCTAAGAAAGCATTGGAAATGTAA
- a CDS encoding 2-oxoglutarate dehydrogenase E1 component, whose translation MDKFSFLNATHTSFIADLYDQYLVNPDSVEPSWRSFFQGYDLANENYSIDGEEVSVEIPEHLNKEFQVLDLINGYKTRGHLFTKTNPVRNRRTYEPTLDIENFGLSKDDLETQFDAGEVIGLGNTSLKNIIYKLEEVYCDSIGVEYMYIRKPEIIKWWQDKLNENNNHPKYSVESKKYILSKLNQAVTFENFLQTKYVGQKRFSLEGGESLIPAISVVLFNAVLDYDVKECVLGMAHRGRLSTLVNIFRKPFNELFSEFEGKDFEDEDIDGDVKYHLGLTLDKTYQNGKTLKMNLVPNPSHLETVAPVAEGITRAKIDKDYNGDDSKILPIIVHGDAAIAGQGIAYEVIQMSQLNGYKTGGTIHIVVNNQIGFTTNYLDARSSTYCTDVGKVTLSPVLHVNADDAEAVVHAVELAVDYRMKFKRDIFIDLLGYRKYGHNEGDEPRFTQPKLYKAISKHSNPLKIYTDKLIAEGTIDEAYSKKIVADFKEKLEEEYTISKESDSSKVREFMEERWTDFNRQKLDGMLKSVDSTYPSENLKNIAKVVSTVPKGVKFVRKAERILAGRADMVFKTDTLDWGMAETLAYGSLLEEGFDVRISGQDVERGTFSHRHAILRDEISEERINLLNTNPFNKGEMYIYNSLLSEYGVLGFDYGYAMANPNTLTIWEAQFGDFSNGAQIIFDQYLSAAEDKWKMQNGIVVLLPHGYESQGSEHSSARMERYLQMCGVDNMIVADCTTPANFFHLLRRQMKRDFRKPLIVLTPKSLLRHPKAVSSIGELENGQFQEVIDDTINPDKVKKLVFCTGKFYYDLLTERESLKRDDVALVRIEQLFPLHEEKIQKVIDRYKNVEKYVWAQEEPKNMGAWSYMLQRFELVKLEVASRPYASVPAPGSSTRDKKRQRQVIDSVFDTTSK comes from the coding sequence ATGGATAAATTTTCGTTTTTAAATGCAACTCATACAAGCTTTATTGCTGATTTGTATGATCAATATTTAGTCAATCCAGATAGTGTAGAACCTAGTTGGAGAAGTTTTTTTCAAGGTTACGATTTAGCTAATGAAAACTACAGTATTGATGGAGAAGAGGTTTCAGTTGAAATACCTGAACACCTAAATAAAGAATTTCAAGTTCTAGATTTAATAAATGGCTACAAAACAAGAGGTCATTTATTCACTAAAACCAATCCTGTTCGAAACCGACGAACTTATGAACCAACTCTAGATATAGAAAATTTTGGATTATCAAAAGATGACCTAGAAACTCAATTTGATGCTGGTGAAGTCATTGGTTTGGGAAATACATCATTAAAAAACATAATTTATAAACTTGAAGAAGTTTATTGCGATTCTATTGGTGTTGAATATATGTACATTCGTAAACCAGAAATTATTAAATGGTGGCAGGATAAATTAAATGAAAATAACAATCACCCAAAATATTCTGTTGAATCCAAAAAATATATCCTTTCAAAACTTAATCAAGCTGTAACATTTGAAAATTTTCTTCAAACAAAATATGTAGGTCAAAAACGTTTCTCACTTGAAGGAGGTGAATCACTTATTCCTGCTATAAGTGTAGTTCTTTTCAACGCAGTTCTTGATTATGATGTTAAAGAATGTGTTTTAGGAATGGCACATCGTGGTCGTTTAAGTACATTAGTTAATATTTTTAGAAAACCATTCAATGAACTTTTTAGCGAATTCGAAGGAAAAGATTTTGAAGATGAAGATATTGATGGTGATGTAAAATATCACTTAGGTTTAACATTAGATAAAACATATCAAAATGGAAAAACTTTAAAAATGAATTTAGTACCTAATCCTTCTCATCTGGAAACTGTTGCTCCTGTTGCCGAAGGTATTACTCGTGCTAAAATTGATAAAGATTATAACGGTGATGACTCTAAAATACTCCCAATTATTGTACATGGTGATGCTGCAATTGCTGGACAAGGTATTGCGTATGAAGTAATTCAAATGAGCCAATTAAATGGTTATAAGACTGGAGGAACAATTCACATTGTTGTTAATAATCAAATTGGATTTACTACAAATTATTTAGACGCCCGTTCAAGCACTTATTGTACTGATGTTGGTAAAGTAACCTTATCTCCAGTACTTCATGTAAATGCTGATGACGCAGAAGCAGTTGTACATGCTGTAGAATTGGCAGTAGATTATAGAATGAAATTCAAAAGAGATATTTTCATTGATTTGCTAGGTTACAGAAAATATGGACATAATGAAGGTGATGAACCTCGTTTCACACAGCCAAAATTATACAAAGCGATTTCTAAACACAGTAATCCTTTAAAAATTTATACAGATAAACTTATTGCAGAAGGAACTATCGATGAAGCATATTCTAAAAAAATAGTTGCTGACTTCAAAGAAAAACTAGAAGAAGAATATACAATTTCTAAAGAATCAGATTCTTCCAAAGTTCGTGAATTTATGGAAGAACGCTGGACAGATTTTAACCGTCAAAAATTAGACGGTATGTTAAAATCTGTTGATAGTACATACCCTTCTGAAAATCTTAAAAATATAGCTAAAGTTGTTTCAACTGTTCCTAAAGGTGTAAAATTTGTTCGTAAAGCTGAAAGAATTTTAGCAGGAAGAGCAGATATGGTTTTTAAAACCGATACTCTTGATTGGGGAATGGCAGAAACATTGGCTTATGGTAGTTTATTAGAAGAGGGTTTTGATGTTCGTATTTCTGGACAAGATGTTGAAAGAGGAACATTCTCACATCGACATGCAATTTTACGTGATGAAATTTCAGAAGAACGTATTAACTTACTAAACACAAATCCTTTTAATAAAGGTGAAATGTATATTTACAATTCTTTATTATCAGAATATGGAGTTTTAGGATTTGATTATGGCTATGCAATGGCCAATCCAAATACATTAACTATTTGGGAAGCACAGTTTGGAGATTTTAGTAATGGTGCTCAAATCATATTTGACCAATACTTATCTGCTGCTGAGGACAAATGGAAAATGCAAAACGGAATCGTAGTTTTATTACCTCACGGTTATGAAAGTCAAGGTTCAGAGCATTCATCAGCAAGAATGGAACGATACTTACAAATGTGTGGTGTTGACAATATGATTGTTGCTGATTGTACAACTCCGGCAAACTTTTTTCACTTGCTTCGTCGACAAATGAAGCGTGATTTTAGAAAACCATTAATAGTATTAACTCCAAAAAGTTTATTGCGTCATCCTAAAGCTGTTTCATCGATTGGTGAATTAGAAAACGGACAATTTCAAGAAGTGATTGATGATACAATCAATCCTGACAAAGTAAAAAAATTAGTTTTCTGTACCGGTAAATTCTATTATGATTTATTAACGGAAAGAGAAAGTTTAAAAAGAGATGATGTTGCTTTGGTAAGGATTGAACAATTATTCCCATTACACGAAGAAAAAATACAAAAAGTAATAGATCGATATAAAAATGTTGAAAAATATGTTTGGGCACAAGAAGAACCTAAAAATATGGGTGCTTGGAGTTATATGTTGCAGCGTTTTGAATTAGTAAAATTAGAAGTTGCCTCAAGACCTTATGCTTCTGTTCCTGCACCAGGCTCAAGCACAAGAGATAAAAAGAGACAAAGACAAGTTATTGATAGTGTATTTGACACCACAAGTAAATAA
- a CDS encoding DinB family protein, translating into MRKLINCFAIIILFVSASSCKNVTKENNSSKTVAETNNEFSTSFVKVLENAKAYTLEVAEAMPAEDYNYKTSDSVRTFGEQLTHIGTSTQFILSQFIKGETPPKSVKTEEEISTSKDEVIQLLTDSFDETISTLKKMNSDDLSETFILDFVPEKPKYTKKEGFAFLRDHITHHRGQAIIYLRDKGHKAPLYRAF; encoded by the coding sequence ATGAGAAAATTAATTAATTGTTTTGCTATAATTATTTTATTTGTTAGCGCTTCATCTTGTAAAAATGTTACTAAAGAAAACAATTCTAGCAAAACTGTTGCAGAAACTAATAATGAGTTTAGCACTTCATTTGTAAAAGTATTGGAAAATGCAAAAGCTTACACACTTGAAGTTGCTGAAGCAATGCCTGCTGAGGACTACAATTATAAAACTAGCGATTCAGTAAGAACATTTGGTGAACAATTAACTCATATAGGTACATCAACTCAGTTTATTTTGAGTCAATTTATAAAAGGTGAAACCCCTCCTAAATCAGTCAAAACTGAAGAAGAAATAAGCACATCCAAGGATGAAGTAATTCAATTACTTACAGATTCTTTTGATGAAACAATATCTACTTTAAAAAAAATGAATTCAGATGATTTAAGCGAAACATTTATTTTAGACTTTGTCCCAGAAAAACCAAAATACACAAAAAAAGAAGGTTTTGCATTTTTAAGAGATCACATAACACACCATAGAGGTCAAGCAATTATATACCTTAGAGATAAAGGACATAAAGCTCCTTTATACAGAGCATTTTAA
- a CDS encoding glycoside hydrolase family 31 protein, whose translation MILNTELEYKGNLFPSNIISYKKEGDTLFFTSQNNVVLQVTIQRDSVIRFRYTTTSIFTNDFSYAITKYASRGYNKLEITEDDQKYIIETAKLICYIDKKDMRTKMFDSKTKELICEDELGFHWEESYEYGGEIVKMTKTSQIGESYYGLGDKPVDINLKGKRFENWVTDSYAYGRDTDPIYKAIPFYIGLHHKKAYGIFFDNTFRSYFDFCNERRNITSFWAQGGEMNYYFIYGPEMSDVVANYTDLTGKPHQLPPLWALGYHQCKWSYYPESNVKEIANKFRELQIPCDAIYLDIDYMEGFRCFTWNKEYFPDPKRMVKELADDGFKTIVIIDPGIKIDMEYDVFKEGLEKDYFCKRADGPYMKGKVWPGECYFPDFTNPEVREWWSDLFKELVEEVGVAGVWNDMNEPAVMDVPGKTFPNDVRHNYDGNHCSHRKAHNIYGMQMARATYQGLKKFSYPKRPFAITRAAYSGTQRYTSSWTGDNVATWDHLNIANIQAQRMCMSGFSFIGSDIGGFAEQPNGELYARWIQLGIFHPFCRTHSSGDHGDQEPWAFDSNITNIVRKFIEIRYQLLPYLYTAFWRYANEGIPILKSLVIFDQDDQHTHYRNDEFIFGEKILACPIAEPNAKGRRMFIPRGKWYNFWTNEIVTGGQELWVDADLDSMPIFIKEGAVIPKYPIQQYVGEKKIEELVLDTYFKIGKEKSEVYEDAHDGYDYIKGRYSLRNFTLVGKESSLTIQQFKFGKYTTPYKTFELKLHGLPFKIDSVEVDNEKVDIKKLGSNGDNILIVPKDFTEIHIIGK comes from the coding sequence ATGATTTTAAATACAGAATTAGAATACAAAGGAAACCTTTTTCCTTCTAACATAATCTCTTACAAAAAAGAAGGAGATACTTTATTTTTTACTAGCCAAAACAATGTAGTACTACAAGTTACTATCCAAAGAGATAGTGTTATACGCTTTAGATACACAACAACATCAATATTTACCAATGATTTTTCTTACGCAATAACCAAATATGCTAGTCGAGGTTACAATAAATTAGAGATTACGGAAGATGATCAAAAATATATAATTGAAACTGCTAAACTTATATGCTATATCGATAAAAAAGATATGCGTACCAAAATGTTTGATTCAAAAACTAAAGAACTTATTTGTGAAGATGAATTAGGCTTTCATTGGGAAGAAAGTTACGAATATGGTGGTGAAATTGTTAAAATGACTAAAACTTCTCAGATTGGCGAAAGTTATTATGGTCTAGGTGACAAACCAGTTGATATTAATTTAAAAGGTAAGCGATTCGAAAATTGGGTGACAGACTCTTATGCATACGGACGAGATACAGACCCTATTTACAAAGCAATTCCATTCTATATAGGCTTACACCATAAAAAAGCCTATGGGATATTTTTTGACAATACATTCCGTTCATATTTTGATTTTTGCAATGAACGAAGAAACATAACTAGTTTTTGGGCACAAGGGGGAGAAATGAATTATTATTTCATCTATGGACCAGAAATGTCTGACGTAGTTGCCAATTATACAGATTTAACAGGAAAACCTCATCAACTCCCTCCACTTTGGGCATTAGGATATCACCAATGTAAATGGAGTTATTATCCTGAATCCAATGTAAAAGAAATTGCCAATAAATTTAGAGAATTACAAATTCCATGTGATGCAATCTATTTAGATATTGATTATATGGAAGGTTTTAGATGCTTTACTTGGAATAAAGAGTATTTTCCAGATCCAAAAAGAATGGTAAAAGAACTAGCAGATGATGGTTTTAAAACTATTGTTATCATTGATCCAGGTATTAAAATAGATATGGAATATGATGTTTTCAAAGAAGGTCTTGAAAAAGATTACTTCTGTAAACGTGCAGATGGACCTTATATGAAAGGTAAAGTTTGGCCAGGAGAATGCTATTTCCCTGATTTTACCAATCCTGAAGTTAGAGAATGGTGGTCTGATTTATTCAAAGAATTAGTTGAAGAAGTTGGTGTAGCTGGAGTTTGGAATGATATGAATGAACCTGCAGTTATGGATGTACCAGGAAAAACATTCCCAAATGACGTAAGGCACAATTACGATGGAAATCATTGCAGTCATAGAAAAGCACATAATATTTATGGAATGCAAATGGCACGAGCAACATATCAAGGATTAAAAAAGTTCTCATACCCAAAAAGACCATTTGCAATAACTAGAGCTGCATATTCCGGAACTCAACGTTACACATCATCTTGGACTGGAGACAATGTAGCCACTTGGGATCATTTAAATATCGCAAATATTCAAGCACAACGTATGTGTATGTCTGGTTTTTCATTTATAGGATCTGATATTGGTGGATTTGCCGAACAACCAAACGGAGAATTATACGCACGTTGGATTCAATTAGGTATATTTCATCCTTTTTGTAGAACTCACTCATCAGGAGATCATGGAGATCAAGAACCATGGGCTTTTGACAGTAATATAACTAATATAGTTAGAAAATTTATTGAAATAAGATATCAATTATTACCATACTTATATACTGCTTTTTGGAGGTACGCTAATGAAGGTATTCCAATTTTAAAATCTTTAGTTATATTTGATCAAGATGACCAACACACTCATTATAGAAATGATGAATTTATTTTTGGTGAAAAAATCCTAGCCTGTCCAATTGCAGAACCAAATGCTAAGGGAAGAAGAATGTTTATTCCAAGAGGAAAATGGTATAATTTCTGGACAAATGAAATAGTAACTGGCGGACAAGAACTATGGGTAGATGCTGATTTAGATAGTATGCCTATATTTATTAAAGAAGGTGCAGTTATACCTAAATACCCGATACAACAATATGTTGGAGAAAAGAAAATTGAAGAATTAGTACTTGATACTTATTTTAAAATAGGTAAAGAAAAATCTGAAGTTTACGAAGATGCTCATGATGGTTATGATTATATAAAAGGCAGGTACAGTTTAAGAAATTTCACTTTAGTAGGAAAAGAAAGTTCTTTAACAATTCAACAATTTAAATTCGGAAAATATACAACACCATATAAAACTTTTGAGTTAAAATTACATGGACTTCCATTTAAAATAGATAGCGTCGAAGTTGATAATGAAAAGGTAGATATTAAAAAATTAGGCTCAAATGGAGATAATATTTTAATTGTTCCTAAAGATTTTACTGAAATTCATATTATTGGAAAATAG
- the glgB gene encoding 1,4-alpha-glucan branching protein GlgB gives MTNVISHSLFTDFDINLFKAGKHFRLYEKFGSHPITLNGIEGTYFAVWAPTANQVSVIGDFNFWIDGEYKLEVRWDSSGIWEGFIPHVGKGHLYKYKIHSNNMGYISEKADPYARRCEHPPQTASVVWKDNYKWKDKEWLKKRKKHNALDAPYSVYEVHLGSWKKNIEENRSLSYFELADELVSYVKEMNFTHVELMPIMEYPYEPSWGYQITGYFAPTSRFGYPEEFKYLVDKLHQNDIGLILDWVPSHFPEDAHGLGYFDGSNLYEHPDKKKGYHQDWKSLIFNYGRNEVRSFLISNAVFWLDQYHADGLRVDAVASMLFLDYSREEGEWDPNEFGGNENLDAISFMKELNEEVYKSFPDVQTIAEESTAFTGVSKPVFLGGLGFGMKWMMGWMHDTLDYFSKDPIYRKYHQNDITFSLAYAFTENFMLPLSHDEVVYGKNSILGKMPGDEWQRFANLRLLYGCMFTHPGTKLNFMGGEFGQYNEWNFQESLDWNLLEFEPHKKLQNYFKDLNKFYKTTPALYEKGFEQDGFEWISYDDHENCVISYIRKGYDSKKDIIVVCNLTPSIRENYRIGIHKKGKLKEIFNSDSTKYGGSGVLNKKMITSKKKSWNSKENSVDITLPPLGITVFEVK, from the coding sequence ATGACAAATGTAATTTCTCACAGTCTTTTTACAGACTTCGACATAAACTTATTTAAAGCAGGAAAACACTTTCGACTTTATGAAAAATTTGGATCGCATCCTATAACCCTTAACGGAATAGAAGGTACTTATTTTGCCGTTTGGGCACCAACTGCTAATCAAGTCTCTGTTATTGGAGATTTTAATTTTTGGATTGATGGAGAATATAAGTTAGAAGTACGCTGGGATTCATCAGGTATTTGGGAAGGCTTTATACCACATGTAGGAAAAGGTCATTTGTATAAATATAAAATTCACTCCAATAATATGGGGTATATTTCTGAAAAGGCCGACCCATACGCAAGACGATGTGAACATCCTCCACAAACTGCATCTGTAGTTTGGAAGGATAACTACAAATGGAAGGATAAAGAATGGCTTAAAAAAAGAAAAAAACACAATGCTTTAGACGCTCCATATTCTGTATACGAAGTACATCTTGGTTCTTGGAAAAAAAACATTGAAGAAAATAGATCTTTATCATATTTTGAACTAGCCGATGAATTGGTATCTTATGTAAAGGAAATGAATTTTACTCATGTAGAATTAATGCCGATTATGGAATACCCATACGAACCATCTTGGGGCTATCAAATTACTGGATATTTTGCTCCAACATCACGATTTGGTTATCCTGAAGAATTCAAATATTTAGTCGATAAATTACACCAAAATGATATTGGACTTATTCTTGATTGGGTTCCTTCACATTTTCCCGAAGATGCTCATGGATTAGGGTATTTTGATGGTTCAAATTTATATGAACATCCTGATAAGAAAAAAGGATATCACCAAGATTGGAAAAGTTTAATCTTTAATTATGGACGTAATGAAGTTCGATCATTTTTAATAAGCAATGCAGTTTTCTGGTTAGATCAATACCATGCTGATGGATTGAGAGTCGATGCAGTTGCCTCTATGCTATTTTTAGACTATTCTCGTGAAGAAGGAGAATGGGATCCAAATGAATTTGGCGGAAACGAAAACTTAGACGCCATTTCATTTATGAAAGAATTAAATGAAGAAGTGTATAAATCATTTCCTGATGTTCAAACTATTGCCGAAGAATCTACTGCATTTACTGGTGTTTCAAAACCAGTATTTCTAGGAGGGCTTGGTTTCGGAATGAAATGGATGATGGGCTGGATGCATGACACTCTGGACTATTTTTCTAAAGATCCTATTTATAGAAAATACCACCAAAATGACATAACTTTTAGTTTAGCATACGCATTTACAGAAAATTTCATGCTTCCTTTATCACATGATGAAGTGGTGTATGGAAAAAATTCAATATTAGGTAAAATGCCTGGAGACGAATGGCAACGCTTTGCAAATCTCCGACTTCTATATGGCTGTATGTTTACACATCCTGGAACAAAATTGAATTTTATGGGTGGCGAATTTGGTCAATATAATGAATGGAATTTCCAAGAAAGTTTAGATTGGAACCTATTAGAATTTGAGCCACATAAAAAACTACAAAATTATTTTAAAGATTTAAATAAATTTTACAAAACCACCCCAGCCCTATATGAAAAAGGATTTGAGCAAGATGGCTTTGAATGGATAAGTTATGACGATCATGAAAATTGTGTTATTTCGTATATAAGAAAAGGCTATGACTCAAAAAAGGATATAATTGTTGTATGTAATTTAACACCATCAATAAGAGAAAATTATCGTATTGGCATTCACAAAAAAGGAAAATTAAAAGAAATTTTTAATAGTGATTCAACCAAATATGGCGGTAGTGGAGTTTTAAACAAAAAAATGATTACCAGTAAAAAGAAATCTTGGAACTCTAAAGAAAACTCAGTGGATATCACATTACCACCTTTAGGAATTACAGTTTTTGAGGTAAAATAG
- a CDS encoding glucose-1-phosphate adenylyltransferase — MINNKVLSIILGGGQGSRLYPLTHDRSKPAVPIAGKYRLVDIPISNCINSDIKRMFVLTQFNSASLNRHIKNTYHFSFFSSAFVDVLAAEQTPDNKGWFQGTADAVRQSMHHFLSHDFEYALILSGDQLYQMDFNHMVKEHIKNNAEISIATIPVNAKDATSFGILKTNENDQITSFIEKPAADLLPEWTSDTGEQMKSEGRDYLASMGIYIFNRKLLVELMNNPDTIDFGKEIIPQSIDTNRVFSYQYEGYWTDIGNIDSFFEANLGLTDDIPKFDLYDKSKRIYTRARMLPTTKVAGSVLNKTVVAEGCLIGAATIERSVIGIRSRIGKESTVINTYMMGCDYYETLEEIENYKIKILMGIGERCFIKNTIIDKNCRIGDDVRINGGEHLEDTETDTYVIKDGIVVIKKDAIIPNGFVI; from the coding sequence ATGATCAACAACAAAGTCTTATCAATAATTTTAGGCGGAGGACAAGGCTCTCGATTATATCCATTAACTCATGATAGATCTAAACCTGCAGTCCCAATTGCTGGGAAATATAGATTAGTTGATATTCCAATTTCTAATTGTATCAATTCTGATATAAAAAGAATGTTTGTTTTAACACAATTCAATTCTGCATCTTTAAACAGGCATATTAAAAACACCTATCATTTCAGTTTTTTTAGCTCTGCATTTGTTGATGTCTTGGCTGCCGAACAAACACCTGACAACAAAGGTTGGTTTCAAGGTACTGCTGATGCAGTAAGACAAAGTATGCATCATTTTTTAAGTCACGATTTTGAATATGCCTTGATTTTATCTGGAGATCAATTATATCAAATGGATTTTAATCACATGGTTAAAGAACATATTAAAAACAATGCCGAAATTTCAATTGCAACGATTCCTGTAAATGCTAAAGATGCAACCTCTTTTGGAATCTTAAAGACAAATGAAAATGATCAAATCACATCATTTATAGAGAAACCCGCTGCAGATCTTTTACCAGAATGGACTTCAGACACAGGAGAACAAATGAAATCTGAAGGTAGAGACTATCTTGCTTCAATGGGTATTTATATATTTAATCGAAAACTATTGGTTGAATTGATGAATAATCCTGACACTATTGATTTTGGGAAAGAAATAATTCCACAGTCTATTGACACAAACCGCGTTTTCAGTTATCAATACGAAGGTTATTGGACAGATATTGGAAACATTGATTCTTTCTTCGAAGCAAACCTCGGATTAACTGATGATATTCCAAAGTTTGATTTATATGATAAATCTAAACGTATTTATACAAGGGCAAGAATGCTTCCAACAACCAAAGTTGCAGGTTCTGTATTAAATAAAACAGTGGTAGCTGAAGGCTGCTTAATAGGTGCTGCAACCATTGAAAGATCAGTAATTGGAATTCGATCAAGAATCGGAAAAGAGTCAACTGTAATAAATACCTATATGATGGGTTGTGATTATTATGAAACTTTAGAAGAAATAGAAAACTATAAAATAAAAATTTTAATGGGAATCGGCGAAAGATGTTTCATTAAAAATACAATTATTGATAAAAATTGCCGCATCGGAGATGACGTTAGAATAAATGGCGGAGAACACCTTGAAGATACTGAAACTGACACCTATGTAATAAAAGACGGTATTGTAGTAATAAAAAAAGACGCCATAATTCCTAACGGATTTGTAATTTAA